A genomic region of Dactylococcopsis salina PCC 8305 contains the following coding sequences:
- a CDS encoding XisI protein, translating into MDRLETYRDSIKKVLTEYHNWVSSAANLKQESCLIFDETHDQYLWLFLGWEGKKKISLIQVHIRIKNNKIYIEEDWTEEGIANELLREGIEQEEIVLAFYDPKHREFTDFAIA; encoded by the coding sequence ATGGATCGATTAGAAACTTATCGTGATTCGATTAAAAAAGTATTGACGGAATATCACAACTGGGTCTCTAGTGCTGCTAATCTCAAGCAAGAAAGTTGTTTGATTTTTGATGAAACTCATGATCAATATCTTTGGCTATTTTTGGGTTGGGAAGGAAAAAAGAAGATAAGTTTAATTCAAGTTCACATCCGCATTAAAAATAATAAAATTTACATTGAGGAAGATTGGACAGAGGAAGGAATTGCTAATGAACTATTAAGAGAGGGAATTGAACAAGAAGAAATTGTGTTAGCTTTTTATGATCCTAAACATCGTGAATTTACTGATTTCGCCATCGCGTAA
- a CDS encoding DUF4434 domain-containing protein has translation MQPAITGTFLDEITHDIPSQNWDDRAWEADFAAMKQAGIDTVILIRAGYKEQATFNSQILQQHIGILPVYTDLVELFLTLAAKYNMTFYFGTYDSGNYWLNGDYQTETDLNKAFCEEFITRYGNHQGFGGWYISHEINTYNDGMMRVYEDLSHHLKQLRDVPILISPYIKGIKQFGQTAISLDKHIKEWESVFARLEGIVDIVAFQDGNVPYQDLPHYLQANQTLASKYRLTSWSNVESFDRDFPFKFPPIDFRKLRYKIEQAEAANIDKLITFEFSHFMSPHSSYPAAQNLYQQYQQWISRR, from the coding sequence ATGCAACCAGCGATTACAGGAACATTCCTTGATGAGATCACCCATGACATCCCATCTCAAAACTGGGACGATCGCGCATGGGAAGCGGATTTTGCCGCCATGAAACAAGCGGGAATCGACACCGTTATTTTAATCCGTGCTGGCTACAAAGAGCAAGCCACCTTTAACTCCCAAATTTTACAACAACACATCGGCATTCTTCCCGTCTATACCGACTTAGTAGAATTATTCCTCACCCTCGCCGCCAAATACAACATGACCTTTTATTTTGGCACTTATGACTCAGGTAACTACTGGTTAAACGGCGATTATCAAACAGAAACTGATCTCAACAAAGCATTCTGTGAGGAGTTTATCACTCGTTACGGAAATCATCAGGGATTTGGCGGCTGGTATATCAGCCATGAAATTAACACCTATAATGATGGCATGATGAGAGTCTATGAAGACCTTTCCCATCACCTGAAACAATTGCGAGACGTTCCAATTTTAATTTCTCCTTATATCAAAGGGATTAAACAGTTTGGTCAAACTGCCATTTCCCTAGATAAGCATATCAAAGAATGGGAGTCAGTTTTTGCCCGTTTAGAAGGGATTGTGGATATTGTCGCCTTTCAGGATGGAAATGTGCCTTATCAAGATTTACCGCACTATCTCCAAGCCAATCAAACCCTAGCCAGTAAATACAGGTTAACCTCTTGGAGTAATGTCGAAAGTTTCGATCGAGACTTTCCCTTTAAATTTCCGCCCATTGACTTTCGCAAACTGCGCTACAAAATCGAGCAAGCGGAAGCCGCCAACATTGATAAACTAATCACCTTTGAATTTTCTCATTTTATGAGTCCTCACTCCAGTTATCCTGCTGCTCAAAACCTATATCAACAATATCAGCAGTGGATTTCTCGCAGATAG
- the alaS gene encoding alanine--tRNA ligase codes for MSNSPQYLSGNQIRQTFLDFYAKRGHEVLPSASLVPEDPTVLLTIAGMLPFKPIFLGQKTAPYNRATTSQKCIRTNDIENVGRTKRHHTFFEMLGNFSFGDYFKEEAIKWAWELSTKGFGLAPERLIPSVYKEDEEAFAIWRDQIGIAPQRIQRMGEEDNFWAAGPTGPCGPCSEIYYDFHPELGDENIDLEDDSRFIEFYNLVFMQFNRDSEGNLTPLQNQNIDTGLGLERMAQILQQVPNNYETDLIFPIIKTVATIADLDYSQADEKQQVSLKVIGDHVRAVVHLIADGVTASNLGRGYVLRRLIRRVVRHGRLLGINREFTPEVAETAIALMEGHYSNLREGEVLIKQELKREESRFLETLERGEKLLGEILEKESKQISGEDAFVLYDTYGFPLELTQEVAEEKGLTVDLDGFEEEMEKQRQRSQAAQETIDLTIQGSIDQLAQTVHPTEFVGYGNPHSTAQVEAVLVEGKTVQEAEAGEQVQLILNQTPFYAESGGQIGDRGYLQGENLLIRIEDVQKESSLFIHIGRIERGMVRVGDTVTATIDRACRRRAAAHHTATHLLQAALKQIIDPSVSQAGSLVAFDRLRFDFNCPRQITREELQQVEDTINTWIAEAHETQSDVMAFDEAKQKGAIAMFGEKYDDVVRVIDVPGVSMELCGGTHVNNTAEIGLFKIISETGISSGVRRIEAVAGPAVLEYLNLREKIVRDLSNQLKAQPEEVPQRIQTLQSDLRNTQKQLEAVKQELALAKSDQLLTDAETVGEFQILVTQVEEMDAKALQTAAERLQQKLGEAAVVLGSVPEAGKVSLVAAFSPKVNEKGLQAGKFIGGIAKLCGGGGGGRPNLAQAGGKDASQLPEALSTAQVQLREQLL; via the coding sequence ATGTCTAATTCCCCTCAATATCTAAGCGGTAATCAAATTCGTCAAACCTTCTTAGACTTTTACGCCAAACGCGGACATGAAGTCTTACCCAGCGCCTCTCTCGTTCCAGAAGACCCCACAGTGTTACTCACCATTGCGGGGATGCTTCCTTTTAAACCTATCTTTCTCGGACAAAAAACCGCCCCTTACAACCGCGCCACTACGTCCCAAAAATGTATTCGCACCAACGATATTGAGAATGTCGGACGCACCAAGCGCCATCATACCTTCTTTGAAATGTTGGGAAACTTTAGCTTCGGGGATTATTTCAAGGAAGAGGCGATTAAATGGGCGTGGGAACTTTCTACAAAAGGATTCGGTCTTGCTCCAGAACGGCTGATTCCCAGTGTCTATAAAGAAGACGAAGAAGCGTTTGCGATTTGGCGAGACCAAATTGGGATTGCACCACAGCGTATTCAACGTATGGGAGAAGAGGATAATTTTTGGGCGGCGGGTCCCACTGGCCCTTGTGGCCCCTGTTCCGAAATTTATTATGATTTCCATCCCGAATTAGGTGATGAAAATATCGACTTAGAAGACGATTCTCGCTTCATTGAGTTTTATAATCTCGTCTTCATGCAGTTTAATCGGGATAGTGAAGGGAATTTAACTCCCTTACAGAATCAAAATATTGATACGGGATTAGGGTTGGAACGCATGGCGCAAATCCTCCAGCAAGTTCCCAATAACTATGAAACCGATTTGATTTTCCCTATTATTAAGACAGTGGCGACGATTGCTGATCTCGATTACTCACAAGCGGATGAGAAACAGCAAGTTTCTTTAAAAGTGATTGGTGATCATGTTCGCGCTGTGGTTCATCTCATTGCTGATGGTGTTACTGCGTCAAATTTGGGACGGGGGTATGTCCTGCGTCGTCTGATTCGTCGGGTGGTTCGTCACGGACGTTTGTTAGGAATTAATCGAGAATTTACGCCAGAGGTGGCGGAAACAGCGATCGCGCTAATGGAGGGTCATTATTCTAATCTCCGTGAGGGAGAGGTGTTAATTAAACAGGAATTGAAACGAGAAGAGTCACGCTTTTTGGAGACGTTAGAACGAGGGGAGAAACTGTTAGGGGAGATTTTAGAGAAGGAAAGCAAACAGATTTCTGGGGAGGATGCGTTTGTTTTGTATGATACTTATGGGTTTCCGTTGGAATTGACGCAAGAAGTGGCTGAGGAGAAAGGGTTAACGGTTGATCTCGATGGGTTTGAAGAAGAGATGGAAAAACAGCGTCAACGTTCCCAAGCCGCACAGGAAACGATCGATCTAACGATTCAGGGAAGTATTGATCAGTTGGCGCAAACGGTACATCCGACGGAGTTTGTGGGTTATGGTAATCCCCATTCTACCGCCCAAGTGGAAGCGGTGTTAGTGGAAGGAAAAACGGTACAAGAAGCAGAAGCGGGAGAACAAGTACAGTTAATTCTCAATCAAACTCCATTTTATGCCGAATCAGGGGGACAAATTGGCGATCGAGGTTATCTTCAGGGTGAGAATTTATTAATCCGCATTGAAGATGTCCAGAAGGAATCAAGTTTGTTTATTCATATTGGACGCATAGAACGGGGGATGGTACGAGTGGGGGATACGGTCACCGCAACCATCGATCGCGCTTGTCGTCGTCGCGCTGCTGCCCATCATACTGCAACTCATCTTTTACAAGCTGCCTTAAAACAAATTATTGATCCCTCGGTGTCTCAAGCGGGATCGTTAGTGGCGTTTGATCGGCTTCGGTTTGACTTTAATTGTCCTCGTCAGATCACACGGGAAGAGTTACAACAAGTGGAAGATACCATTAACACTTGGATCGCAGAAGCACATGAGACGCAATCGGATGTGATGGCGTTTGATGAGGCGAAACAAAAAGGCGCGATCGCCATGTTTGGGGAAAAATATGATGATGTGGTGCGAGTGATTGATGTTCCTGGCGTGTCAATGGAATTATGTGGGGGAACTCACGTTAATAACACCGCCGAAATTGGACTGTTTAAGATTATCTCGGAAACGGGGATTTCATCGGGGGTGCGTCGCATTGAAGCGGTAGCGGGTCCGGCGGTATTAGAGTATTTGAACCTGCGAGAAAAAATTGTCCGTGATTTAAGTAATCAGTTGAAGGCGCAACCAGAGGAAGTTCCGCAACGGATTCAAACCTTACAATCAGACTTGAGAAATACTCAAAAGCAACTGGAAGCGGTGAAACAAGAATTGGCTTTAGCGAAGTCTGATCAATTGTTAACTGATGCGGAAACAGTGGGAGAGTTTCAGATTTTAGTCACCCAAGTGGAGGAAATGGACGCGAAGGCTTTGCAAACTGCTGCGGAACGTTTACAGCAAAAATTAGGAGAAGCAGCAGTGGTTTTAGGATCAGTTCCCGAAGCGGGGAAAGTGAGTTTAGTGGCAGCGTTTAGTCCGAAAGTGAACGAAAAAGGCTTACAAGCAGGTAAATTTATCGGCGGAATTGCGAAACTCTGTGGCGGTGGCGGCGGTGGTCGTCCCAACTTAGCCCAAGCTGGGGGAAAAGATGCGTCTCAGTTACCAGAAGCACTTTCTACGGCGCAAGTTCAGTTACGGGAACAATTACTGTAA
- a CDS encoding TerC family protein gives MIDQFLDFSPNIAIETPLILVILVTLEAVLSADNAIALAAIAQGLEGQKLQRQALNFGLVAAYVLRMTLIFTATWVIQFWQFELLGAAYLLWLVFNYFLSGDEEDENNPKAKFTSFWQAIPMIAFTDLAFSLDSVTTAIAVSEKTWLIITGGTIGVITLRFLAGLFIRWLDEYVHLEDAGYITVGFVGLRLLLRVIAPSLVPPQWALISAVALVFVWGFSEKTPQSDS, from the coding sequence ATGATTGACCAATTTTTAGATTTTTCGCCAAATATTGCTATTGAAACGCCTTTAATTTTAGTCATTTTAGTGACATTAGAGGCGGTTTTATCTGCGGATAATGCGATCGCGCTGGCTGCGATCGCGCAAGGATTAGAAGGACAAAAACTGCAACGCCAGGCTCTTAATTTTGGTTTAGTTGCTGCCTATGTTCTACGGATGACGTTAATTTTTACAGCGACTTGGGTAATCCAGTTTTGGCAGTTTGAATTATTAGGGGCTGCTTATTTACTTTGGTTAGTTTTTAATTATTTTCTCTCAGGAGATGAGGAAGATGAGAACAATCCCAAAGCTAAATTTACTTCTTTTTGGCAAGCAATTCCTATGATTGCTTTTACTGATTTAGCCTTTTCTTTAGATAGTGTTACCACTGCGATCGCGGTTTCGGAAAAAACTTGGCTGATTATTACGGGTGGCACGATCGGGGTGATTACATTACGTTTTCTGGCGGGATTATTTATTCGTTGGCTTGATGAATATGTTCATCTTGAAGATGCTGGTTATATCACGGTTGGCTTTGTCGGTTTACGTTTATTATTAAGAGTAATTGCACCGAGTTTAGTGCCGCCACAATGGGCTTTAATTAGTGCTGTGGCTTTGGTTTTTGTTTGGGGATTCTCGGAAAAAACGCCGCAAAGTGATAGTTAA
- the acnB gene encoding bifunctional aconitate hydratase 2/2-methylisocitrate dehydratase, translating to MLETYRQHAAQRAKQGIPPLPLNAEQTSELCEQLKQPPQGTEEELLYLLRDRVPPGVDEAAYVKADFLTAIGKGEVNCPLISAEEAVELLGTMVGGYNVQSLIEFLQSPDTHLAPKAATALSRTILAFDAFNDVFDLSQTNTYAKQVIDAWAEGTWFINKPKVPEQIQVTIFKVPGETNTDDLSPAPHATTRPDIPLHALAMLESRMPEGLEQLAQLKAKGLPVAYVGDVVGTGSSRKSAINSLLWHIGDDIPNVPNKRAGGYILGGKIAPIFFNTAEDSGAFPIECDVTQMNTGDVVTIYPYEGKITNEAGETLTTFTAKPNTILDEVRAGGRIPLLIGRALTDKTREALGLEVTSLFTRPEVPQENNKGFTLAQKMVGRACGVDGIRPGTSCEPIMTTVGSQDTTGPMTRDELKELACLGFNADFVLQSFCHTAAYPKPVDVKTHQQLPDFFANRGGVSLKPGDGIIHSWLNRMLLPDTVGTGGDSHTRFPLGISFPAGSGLVAFAAALGAMPLDMPESVLVRFKGELQPGVTLRDIVNAIPYVAMQQGKLTVGTEVKENVFSGRIMEMEGLPDLKVEQAFELTDATAERSCSGCTIKLGKDTIAEYLNSNIALIKNMVARGYQDSRTLLRRAAKMQEWLNNPELMEADADAEYVDTVEVNLNEIKEPIVAAPNDPDNVKLMSECAGDKIDEVFIGSCMTNIGHYRAAAKILENAGVTKVRLWICPPTRMDEKQLREEGIYGVFAAAGARTEMPGCSLCMGNQARVEDEATVFSTSTRNFNNRMGKGARVYLGSAELAAVCALLGYIPTVDEYLAIVQEKINPFADDLYRYLNFDQIENFEEEGRVIPLEEMPKIEDILGMPTGASK from the coding sequence ATGTTAGAAACGTATCGGCAGCACGCAGCACAAAGAGCCAAACAAGGCATTCCCCCGCTTCCCCTCAACGCCGAACAAACCTCCGAATTATGTGAACAATTAAAACAGCCTCCTCAAGGAACAGAAGAAGAGTTATTATATTTATTGCGCGATCGCGTTCCCCCAGGTGTCGATGAAGCCGCCTATGTCAAAGCAGACTTTCTCACCGCCATTGGCAAAGGAGAAGTCAACTGTCCCCTCATCAGCGCCGAAGAAGCAGTGGAACTTCTCGGAACAATGGTCGGCGGGTATAACGTTCAATCTCTCATTGAGTTTTTACAATCTCCAGACACCCATCTCGCGCCAAAAGCAGCCACAGCACTGAGTCGAACCATTCTCGCCTTTGATGCGTTTAACGATGTCTTTGACCTATCTCAAACCAACACTTACGCCAAACAAGTCATCGACGCATGGGCGGAAGGAACTTGGTTTATCAATAAGCCAAAAGTCCCCGAACAAATCCAAGTTACCATCTTTAAAGTCCCTGGAGAAACCAACACCGATGATCTATCTCCAGCGCCTCACGCCACAACACGCCCCGATATTCCTCTCCACGCCCTCGCCATGTTAGAGTCACGGATGCCAGAAGGCTTAGAACAACTGGCGCAACTGAAAGCAAAAGGCTTACCCGTTGCTTACGTCGGCGATGTAGTAGGAACAGGATCATCCCGAAAATCAGCGATTAACTCCCTGTTATGGCACATCGGAGATGACATTCCCAACGTTCCCAACAAACGCGCTGGTGGCTACATTCTTGGGGGGAAAATCGCCCCTATTTTCTTCAATACCGCCGAAGATTCTGGTGCATTTCCGATCGAATGCGATGTCACCCAAATGAACACAGGAGATGTCGTCACCATCTATCCCTACGAAGGAAAAATCACCAACGAAGCAGGAGAAACCTTAACCACCTTCACCGCCAAACCCAACACTATTTTAGATGAAGTCCGCGCAGGTGGACGCATTCCCCTCCTCATTGGTCGCGCCCTCACCGATAAAACGCGAGAAGCATTAGGCTTAGAAGTGACCTCACTCTTTACTCGTCCCGAAGTTCCCCAAGAGAATAACAAAGGCTTCACCCTCGCCCAAAAAATGGTCGGACGTGCTTGTGGCGTGGATGGTATTCGTCCAGGAACATCCTGCGAACCGATTATGACCACCGTTGGTTCTCAAGATACCACAGGACCCATGACTCGCGATGAGTTAAAAGAGTTGGCTTGTTTAGGTTTTAACGCTGATTTTGTCTTACAAAGTTTCTGTCATACCGCAGCCTATCCCAAACCCGTTGACGTGAAAACCCATCAACAACTCCCCGACTTCTTCGCTAACCGAGGAGGCGTTTCCTTAAAACCTGGTGACGGCATCATCCACTCTTGGTTAAACCGAATGTTACTCCCTGATACTGTGGGAACTGGCGGTGATTCTCATACCCGTTTCCCTCTTGGTATTTCCTTCCCTGCTGGTTCGGGTTTAGTGGCGTTTGCGGCTGCATTGGGGGCGATGCCTCTAGATATGCCAGAATCGGTTTTAGTGCGCTTTAAAGGCGAATTACAGCCTGGTGTGACCCTTCGTGATATCGTTAACGCCATTCCTTATGTCGCTATGCAGCAAGGAAAGTTAACTGTAGGAACTGAAGTGAAAGAAAATGTCTTCTCTGGTCGCATCATGGAGATGGAAGGCTTACCCGACTTGAAAGTGGAACAGGCGTTTGAGTTAACCGATGCGACTGCTGAGCGCTCTTGTTCTGGCTGTACCATTAAGTTAGGGAAAGACACGATCGCAGAGTATCTCAACTCTAACATTGCCCTGATTAAAAACATGGTCGCGCGAGGCTATCAAGACTCCCGCACGCTGTTACGTCGCGCTGCAAAAATGCAGGAATGGTTAAATAATCCAGAGTTAATGGAAGCCGACGCAGATGCGGAATATGTGGACACGGTTGAAGTCAACTTAAACGAGATTAAAGAACCGATTGTCGCTGCACCGAATGACCCTGATAATGTGAAGTTAATGTCAGAATGTGCGGGGGATAAAATTGATGAAGTCTTCATCGGGTCTTGTATGACGAATATCGGTCACTATCGCGCTGCTGCTAAGATTTTAGAAAATGCAGGGGTGACAAAGGTTCGTCTTTGGATTTGTCCACCAACTCGTATGGATGAGAAGCAACTCCGCGAAGAAGGGATTTATGGCGTTTTTGCGGCGGCTGGCGCACGGACGGAAATGCCTGGTTGTTCCCTGTGTATGGGAAACCAAGCGCGAGTAGAAGATGAAGCAACGGTCTTTTCTACTTCAACCCGTAATTTTAATAATCGCATGGGGAAAGGCGCGCGAGTTTATCTCGGTTCTGCGGAGTTAGCTGCGGTTTGTGCGTTGTTGGGTTATATTCCCACTGTGGATGAATATCTCGCCATTGTGCAGGAGAAAATTAATCCCTTTGCTGATGATTTGTATCGTTATCTCAACTTTGATCAAATCGAGAATTTTGAGGAAGAAGGTCGCGTGATTCCGTTAGAAGAAATGCCCAAAATTGAGGACATTTTAGGAATGCCAACAGGTGCGAGCAAATAG
- a CDS encoding cupredoxin domain-containing protein — protein MKTKSLFLSSLTGIILGLTMMFPVTATETKSNQGFEKLEQPLIVKMLVSASGIGLIGLELWWFLFSEKTAKKAETKNDTQEVTITVDGGYDPAEIIVNVGKPVRINFHRRDPSSCLEQVLIPDFNRSLDLALNQITSVEFTPQESGEYEFTCGMKMYRCKIIVN, from the coding sequence ATGAAAACAAAATCATTATTCTTATCAAGCCTTACAGGAATCATTCTCGGTTTAACGATGATGTTTCCCGTGACAGCAACCGAAACAAAATCAAATCAAGGATTCGAGAAATTAGAACAACCCTTAATCGTAAAAATGCTAGTTTCTGCTAGTGGAATCGGATTAATCGGGTTAGAATTATGGTGGTTTTTATTCAGTGAAAAAACCGCCAAAAAAGCAGAAACTAAAAATGACACCCAAGAAGTAACAATTACCGTTGATGGTGGATATGATCCAGCAGAAATTATTGTCAACGTTGGGAAACCAGTGCGAATCAACTTCCATCGTCGCGATCCCAGTAGCTGTTTAGAACAAGTCTTAATCCCAGATTTTAATCGATCGTTAGATTTAGCCTTAAATCAAATTACTAGCGTTGAATTTACCCCTCAAGAAAGCGGAGAATATGAATTTACTTGTGGGATGAAAATGTATCGCTGCAAAATCATTGTTAACTAG
- a CDS encoding type II toxin-antitoxin system VapC family toxin, producing the protein MGVNYLIDTHILLWWLFDDPKLNGNCREIIRNPKHYIFVSSASAWEIATKYRLGKLPEAKPLVSNYLDILAKARLINLPITANHAIRAGSLPIQHRDPFDRMLMAQAELEHLPIVTYDRAFQIGLIEVLS; encoded by the coding sequence ATGGGAGTGAATTACCTAATTGATACTCATATTTTATTGTGGTGGCTATTTGATGATCCTAAATTGAATGGGAATTGTCGAGAGATTATTCGCAATCCTAAACATTATATTTTTGTCAGTAGTGCTTCTGCTTGGGAAATTGCAACCAAATATCGACTCGGAAAACTACCAGAAGCAAAGCCTTTAGTTAGCAATTACTTAGACATTCTCGCCAAAGCAAGATTGATTAATCTTCCGATCACTGCTAACCACGCCATCAGAGCAGGAAGCCTACCCATTCAGCATCGTGATCCGTTCGATCGGATGTTAATGGCACAAGCGGAGTTGGAACATCTGCCAATTGTAACTTACGATCGCGCTTTTCAGATTGGATTGATTGAGGTCTTGTCATAG
- a CDS encoding XisH family protein, giving the protein MPAKDIYHEAVKNALIKDGWTILADPYRIKYKDAELFADLAAEKTIAAEQNGQKIIVEIKSFLSPSVMKDFQVALGQYILYRNFINLTEPEYEIYLAIKDSIYENFFKRESIQEIIQLNQLLLIVVEMEKEEILEWID; this is encoded by the coding sequence ATGCCAGCAAAAGACATTTACCATGAAGCTGTTAAAAATGCTCTAATCAAAGATGGTTGGACGATCCTTGCCGATCCTTATAGAATTAAATATAAAGATGCCGAACTATTTGCTGATTTAGCTGCTGAAAAAACCATCGCTGCTGAACAAAATGGACAGAAAATTATTGTAGAAATTAAAAGTTTTCTCAGTCCTTCTGTGATGAAAGATTTTCAAGTTGCTTTGGGACAATATATTTTGTATAGGAACTTCATCAATCTGACTGAACCAGAATATGAGATTTATCTAGCAATTAAGGATAGCATCTATGAAAATTTCTTTAAGCGAGAGTCTATCCAAGAGATTATTCAACTTAATCAATTGCTTTTAATCGTTGTTGAGATGGAAAAGGAGGAAATTCTAGAATGGATCGATTAG
- a CDS encoding thioredoxin domain-containing protein, which yields MKLFSFIVLCLTVFISVLLSSQIAVNAEQTTVVVDFYYSETCPHCAKEKPLLNYIAQQNEQVTGELEYNSAYQAYLGYKNQIINAIQDHW from the coding sequence ATGAAACTTTTCTCATTTATTGTCCTTTGTTTGACCGTTTTTATCTCTGTGTTATTGTCTAGCCAAATTGCTGTTAACGCAGAACAAACAACTGTGGTCGTTGATTTTTATTACAGTGAAACTTGTCCTCACTGTGCGAAAGAAAAACCTTTACTAAATTATATTGCTCAACAAAATGAACAGGTGACTGGAGAGTTAGAATATAACTCAGCTTATCAAGCCTATTTAGGTTATAAAAATCAAATCATAAACGCGATACAAGATCATTGGTGA
- a CDS encoding Uma2 family endonuclease → MRGSNCRVYLSDMKLKIQSLNRFYYPDILVTCDPNDQNTSLYKQFPCLIIEVLSDSTEAFDRGDKFIDYQTIETLQKYLLISTKQKRIDYFQRTSEGNWLLKFYRSYDESLTLQTINSKISVSTVYEDVNFS, encoded by the coding sequence CTGCGTGGCTCAAATTGCCGAGTTTATCTATCAGATATGAAATTAAAAATTCAGTCTCTTAATCGCTTTTATTATCCTGATATTCTAGTCACCTGTGACCCAAACGATCAAAACACATCACTTTATAAACAGTTTCCTTGCTTAATCATTGAAGTTCTATCAGATTCCACAGAAGCCTTTGACCGAGGAGATAAATTTATAGATTACCAGACAATAGAAACCTTACAAAAATACTTACTGATTAGCACCAAACAAAAGCGCATTGATTATTTTCAGCGTACCTCAGAAGGAAACTGGTTACTCAAATTTTATCGCTCTTATGATGAATCTCTGACCTTACAAACGATTAATTCTAAAATCAGTGTCAGTACCGTCTATGAAGATGTTAACTTCTCCTAA
- a CDS encoding IS630 family transposase produces the protein MRFIRDLNPETQSLLTRISCQSKSLQVRNRAKCILLSSQKFTIDQLKVIFNVDRKTIYNWLTRWEDQNLKGLYNQKGVGRKPKLSQEQKEQVKTWVKENPKSLNQVQNKIQKEWGIEISKDTIKRIIKKLNMLWKRMKRGISKSPYEWELEVKLPRLEELKKQAQKGDIAIKYLDESGFSLKPDVPYAWQEKGERITLKSCQSKRISVLGLMDCDYHLDYEIYQGTIKSDTVIKFLDKISENLTKVTVVVLDQASIHTSDEFVEKLEEWRAKKLEIFWLPPYSPKYNLIEILWRFIKYEWIEVSAYDSWKNLIKYLEKVLDNFGAEYAIHFA, from the coding sequence ATGAGATTTATTAGAGACTTAAATCCAGAAACACAGAGCCTTCTTACAAGAATTAGTTGTCAAAGTAAATCCCTTCAAGTAAGAAATCGGGCTAAATGTATTTTGTTGAGTTCCCAGAAATTTACAATTGACCAGTTAAAGGTAATCTTTAACGTCGATCGAAAAACCATATATAACTGGTTAACGCGATGGGAAGATCAAAATCTTAAGGGCCTATATAATCAAAAAGGTGTGGGGAGAAAACCCAAATTAAGTCAAGAGCAAAAAGAACAAGTCAAAACTTGGGTAAAGGAAAATCCAAAGTCTCTCAATCAAGTTCAAAATAAAATTCAAAAAGAATGGGGGATTGAGATTAGTAAAGATACGATAAAAAGAATTATAAAGAAGTTGAATATGCTCTGGAAAAGGATGAAGAGAGGAATCAGTAAAAGCCCATATGAATGGGAATTAGAGGTAAAACTACCTCGGTTGGAAGAATTAAAAAAGCAAGCTCAAAAAGGAGATATTGCAATCAAATACTTAGATGAAAGTGGATTTTCTCTCAAGCCTGATGTTCCCTATGCGTGGCAGGAGAAAGGAGAAAGAATAACTTTGAAAAGCTGTCAAAGTAAGAGAATAAGTGTCTTGGGGTTAATGGATTGTGATTATCATTTAGATTACGAAATATATCAAGGGACAATTAAAAGTGATACCGTTATTAAGTTTTTAGATAAAATTAGTGAAAACTTAACGAAAGTTACCGTAGTAGTTCTCGATCAAGCATCAATTCACACGAGCGATGAATTTGTAGAAAAACTGGAAGAATGGAGAGCAAAAAAATTGGAAATTTTCTGGTTACCCCCTTATTCTCCTAAATATAACTTAATCGAAATTCTCTGGAGATTTATCAAATATGAGTGGATTGAAGTTTCAGCTTACGACAGTTGGAAGAATCTTATTAAATACCTAGAAAAAGTGTTGGATAATTTTGGAGCTGAGTATGCAATTCATTTTGCATAG